From one Acidibrevibacterium fodinaquatile genomic stretch:
- the gyrB gene encoding DNA topoisomerase (ATP-hydrolyzing) subunit B, whose product MTKPAASLPEAELYDASSISVLRGLEAVRKRPGMYIGDTDDGSGLHHTASEIIDNAMDEAQAGFAHAVRVTLNGDGSLTVRDDGRGIPIDIHPEEGISAAEVVLTRLHAGGKFNQNSYKVSGGLHGVGAAVVNALSEWMEVRIWRDGREYFIRFRRGEAEAPLAEVGPSDAPTGTEVTYKPDPEVFTKTEFDYAVLERRLRELAFLNSGIAIELHDERHSPPQTTRFHYEGGLNAFVTWLDRAKAPVFTPPISHHANDGAHGIKVEFALSWNDSFHETMLCFTNNIPQRDGGTHLAGFRAALTRVVTKYAESMGKKDNLALVGEDMREGLTAVLSVKVPDPKFSSQTKDKLVSSEVQPVVQAVTAEAIAHWFETHPKEARGIIQKVMDAAAAREAARKARDLTRRKGVLDVSTLPGKLADCQERDPAKAEIFIVEGDSAGGSAKQGRDRKYQAILPLKGKILNVERARFDRMLSSAEVGTLITALGTGIGRSDPEQGGFDINRLRYHRIIIMTDADVDGSHIRTLLLTFFFRQMPELIARGHLYIAQPPLYRAKRGNDERYLKDDAALEQFLVGKALAEARLTYADGRVFRDAELAEETAFLREASHRLARLAEATAPVAFLEQAAIAGVLSPEAVHDAARAQDFAARLDAVSLANERGWVVAPDGDGLVFGRTVRGVTERYRLDATALKSAEARWLAARAARLFGGFAAPARLDLEKEGGTVFGPHSAFERILAEGRRGLSIQRFKGLGEMNPEQLWKTTLDPATRTLLQVRISSDEEAAEVFSTLMGDVVEPRRDFIVGNALRVANLDV is encoded by the coding sequence ATGACCAAACCCGCCGCGTCCCTGCCTGAAGCCGAGCTTTATGACGCTTCCTCGATTTCGGTGCTCCGGGGGCTGGAGGCCGTGCGCAAGCGCCCGGGCATGTATATCGGCGATACCGATGATGGCTCGGGCCTGCATCACACCGCCTCCGAAATCATCGACAACGCCATGGACGAGGCCCAAGCCGGCTTTGCCCATGCGGTGCGGGTGACGCTGAACGGTGACGGCAGCCTTACCGTCCGCGATGACGGCCGCGGCATCCCGATCGACATCCATCCCGAGGAAGGCATCTCGGCGGCCGAGGTGGTGCTGACGCGGCTCCATGCCGGCGGCAAGTTCAACCAGAACTCCTATAAGGTCTCAGGCGGGCTGCATGGCGTCGGCGCCGCCGTTGTCAATGCGCTTTCGGAATGGATGGAGGTCCGCATTTGGCGTGACGGGCGCGAATATTTCATCCGCTTTCGCCGTGGCGAGGCGGAGGCGCCGCTTGCGGAAGTTGGCCCGTCGGATGCGCCGACCGGGACCGAGGTCACCTATAAGCCGGACCCCGAGGTCTTCACCAAGACCGAGTTCGATTATGCGGTGCTTGAGCGGCGTCTGCGCGAACTCGCCTTTCTCAATTCCGGGATCGCGATCGAATTGCACGACGAGCGCCATTCGCCGCCGCAAACCACGCGCTTTCATTACGAGGGCGGCCTCAATGCTTTCGTCACCTGGCTCGATCGCGCCAAGGCTCCGGTCTTCACCCCGCCGATCAGCCATCACGCGAATGACGGCGCGCATGGCATCAAGGTCGAATTCGCGCTCTCCTGGAACGATAGTTTCCATGAGACCATGCTCTGTTTCACGAACAACATCCCCCAGCGCGATGGTGGCACCCATCTCGCCGGATTTCGGGCGGCACTCACCCGGGTCGTCACCAAATACGCCGAATCCATGGGCAAGAAAGACAATCTCGCGCTGGTCGGCGAGGATATGCGCGAAGGGTTGACGGCGGTGCTTTCGGTCAAGGTGCCGGACCCGAAATTCTCCTCCCAGACCAAGGACAAGCTGGTCAGCTCCGAAGTCCAGCCGGTGGTGCAAGCGGTGACGGCGGAGGCGATCGCGCATTGGTTCGAGACGCATCCGAAAGAAGCGCGCGGCATCATCCAGAAGGTGATGGATGCGGCGGCGGCGCGCGAGGCGGCGCGCAAGGCACGCGATCTGACCCGGCGCAAGGGCGTGCTCGACGTCTCGACGCTGCCCGGGAAGCTCGCCGATTGCCAGGAGCGCGATCCCGCGAAAGCGGAGATCTTCATCGTCGAGGGCGATAGCGCCGGCGGCTCGGCCAAGCAGGGGCGCGATCGCAAATATCAGGCGATTCTGCCGCTCAAAGGCAAAATCCTCAATGTCGAGCGCGCGCGTTTCGATCGCATGCTGTCCTCGGCGGAAGTGGGGACGCTGATCACAGCACTCGGCACCGGCATCGGGCGCAGCGATCCCGAGCAGGGCGGCTTCGATATCAACCGGCTGCGGTATCATCGCATCATCATCATGACCGACGCCGATGTCGACGGTTCGCATATCCGCACGCTTTTGCTCACGTTTTTCTTCCGCCAGATGCCGGAGCTGATTGCGCGCGGCCATCTCTATATCGCCCAGCCGCCGCTCTATCGCGCGAAACGCGGCAATGACGAGCGCTATTTGAAGGATGACGCGGCCCTCGAACAGTTTCTCGTCGGCAAGGCGCTCGCCGAAGCGCGACTGACTTATGCCGACGGCCGGGTGTTCAGGGATGCGGAACTGGCGGAGGAAACGGCGTTTCTTCGCGAGGCGAGTCACCGATTGGCCCGCCTCGCTGAGGCGACGGCGCCGGTTGCGTTCCTTGAACAAGCGGCGATCGCCGGCGTCCTTTCCCCGGAAGCCGTCCATGACGCGGCGCGGGCGCAGGATTTTGCCGCCCGTCTCGATGCGGTCTCGCTTGCGAACGAGCGCGGCTGGGTGGTCGCGCCCGATGGCGACGGTCTGGTGTTTGGTCGCACCGTGCGCGGTGTCACCGAACGCTATCGCCTCGATGCGACGGCGCTCAAAAGCGCCGAGGCGCGTTGGCTCGCCGCGCGCGCTGCGCGTCTTTTCGGCGGTTTCGCGGCGCCGGCGCGGCTCGATCTCGAAAAGGAAGGCGGCACAGTCTTTGGCCCCCACAGCGCCTTCGAGCGTATTTTGGCGGAGGGGCGGCGCGGGCTTTCGATCCAGCGTTTCAAAGGGCTCGGCGAGATGAATCCCGAGCAATTGTGGAAAACCACCCTCGATCCCGCGACGCGGACGCTGTTGCAGGTGCGGATCAGCAGCGATGAGGAAGCGGCCGAGGTGTTCAGCACGCTGATGGGCGATGTCGTCGAGCCGCGACGCGATTTCATCGTCGGCAATGCGCTGAGGGTCGCCAATCTCGACGTCTAG
- a CDS encoding YncE family protein has product MFFGSFLQKRTIFLCLTIVALTCSPLMTPSARAEGLAFVIDSGAAAISLVDVTTLQEIRRVPVLREPHHMALTPDHRFLLIGDTVGNQLIFCDPISGEIVRRVAMPDPYQLQFSPDGKTLVVTELARNRVDIYDADSYHLRFRLALASLPSHINFSPDSKTAFVSVQQSNRLVAIALASGDVRWNVATEDTPAGVLWLNGRVLVAVMGGNGLAVVNPATGAIERRVMTGRGAHNLFLSPDGKTLYVTNRVDGTIAVLDAKTLVVAREITLPGGPDDLDFAPDGKLWVTRRFAHSVAVLDPESGKYAIIEVGRSPHGIWLNTHDHLPRAIAARETQP; this is encoded by the coding sequence ATGTTTTTTGGTTCTTTTTTACAAAAAAGAACGATTTTCCTATGTCTGACCATAGTTGCGCTGACCTGTTCTCCCTTGATGACCCCGTCTGCGCGCGCCGAGGGGCTGGCGTTCGTGATCGATTCCGGGGCGGCGGCGATCAGCCTCGTCGATGTCACGACATTGCAGGAAATCCGTCGCGTTCCCGTGCTGCGCGAGCCGCATCACATGGCGCTGACCCCCGATCATCGTTTTCTCCTGATCGGCGACACGGTCGGCAATCAGTTGATCTTTTGCGATCCCATCAGCGGCGAGATCGTGCGGCGCGTCGCGATGCCCGATCCCTATCAGCTTCAATTCAGCCCCGACGGCAAGACGCTGGTGGTGACGGAGCTGGCGCGCAACCGCGTCGATATTTATGACGCTGACAGCTATCATTTGCGCTTTCGTCTCGCGCTCGCGTCACTCCCGAGCCACATCAATTTCTCACCCGATTCGAAAACCGCGTTCGTGAGCGTTCAGCAATCGAACCGGCTGGTGGCGATCGCGCTCGCGAGCGGTGATGTGCGTTGGAACGTCGCTACCGAAGACACGCCGGCCGGGGTGCTTTGGCTCAATGGGCGGGTGCTGGTTGCGGTGATGGGCGGCAATGGTCTCGCCGTCGTCAATCCCGCGACGGGCGCGATCGAACGCCGCGTCATGACCGGGCGGGGCGCGCATAATCTCTTTCTTTCGCCCGATGGCAAAACGCTTTACGTCACCAACCGTGTCGATGGCACGATCGCTGTGCTCGACGCTAAAACCCTGGTGGTGGCGCGCGAGATCACCCTGCCGGGCGGGCCGGATGATCTCGATTTCGCGCCCGATGGCAAGCTCTGGGTGACGCGGCGCTTTGCCCATAGTGTTGCCGTGCTCGATCCCGAAAGCGGCAAATATGCGATCATCGAGGTCGGGCGTTCGCCGCATGGGATTTGGCTCAACACGCACGATCATCTGCCGCGGGCTATCGCTGCGCGTGAGACGCAGCCGTGA
- the recF gene encoding DNA replication/repair protein RecF (All proteins in this family for which functions are known are DNA-binding proteins that assist the filamentation of RecA onto DNA for the initiation of recombination or recombinational repair.) encodes MLRLSGVGLRLTRLTLSDFRNYPHLAWHPGGAAGARIAAIFGPNGGGKTNLLEAISLLGAGRGLRRARRADLARREGAGGFAVAGRFVGSEGEFSVATGVPAPATPAAEPRRIFRLDGAALQSQGDIAARVALAWLTPPMERLFQETAGGRRRFLDRLVAALEAAHGGELAAHERALAARMRLLRTHGADPAWLAAIEDAIARHAVAVSAARGAVLRRLNQALATVTPDGFPPARADLLCPIAARLAQAPALAVEEWLRARLREGRSADRASGQNGVGAHRADFTLHDAARNLPAAQASTGEQKALLIGVILGHAALVARVRGFAPILLLDEPMVHLDARRRAALVAALAALPAQIILTGTDREPFLPLADAATGWHCGGGGLIADPGFLPAADARGAAAPLPL; translated from the coding sequence ATGTTGCGCCTCAGCGGCGTCGGTCTGCGGCTGACCCGCCTCACGCTCAGTGATTTCCGCAATTATCCCCATCTCGCCTGGCATCCGGGGGGGGCGGCGGGGGCCCGCATCGCGGCGATTTTCGGCCCCAATGGCGGCGGCAAGACCAATCTTCTGGAAGCGATTTCGCTGCTCGGCGCGGGGCGTGGTTTGCGCCGGGCGCGCCGCGCCGATCTCGCCCGCCGCGAGGGCGCGGGCGGCTTCGCGGTCGCGGGGCGCTTTGTCGGGAGCGAGGGCGAGTTTTCTGTCGCAACCGGCGTTCCGGCGCCCGCAACCCCGGCCGCCGAGCCACGGCGGATTTTTCGCCTCGATGGCGCGGCGCTACAAAGCCAGGGCGACATCGCCGCCCGTGTCGCCCTGGCCTGGCTCACCCCGCCGATGGAGCGCCTGTTTCAGGAGACGGCGGGCGGGCGGCGGCGCTTTCTCGATCGGCTGGTCGCCGCCCTCGAAGCGGCGCATGGCGGTGAACTCGCCGCCCATGAACGAGCGCTCGCGGCGCGTATGCGCCTCCTGCGCACGCACGGCGCCGATCCCGCCTGGCTCGCCGCGATCGAGGACGCGATCGCCCGCCACGCGGTTGCCGTCAGCGCGGCACGTGGCGCCGTCCTGCGGCGGCTCAATCAGGCCTTGGCGACCGTGACCCCGGACGGCTTTCCGCCGGCGCGCGCCGATCTTTTGTGCCCGATCGCTGCGCGGCTCGCGCAAGCGCCGGCGCTCGCGGTCGAAGAGTGGCTGCGCGCGCGGCTGCGCGAGGGGCGCAGCGCCGATCGGGCGAGCGGGCAGAATGGGGTTGGCGCCCATCGCGCCGATTTCACCCTGCACGACGCCGCCCGCAACCTGCCGGCAGCGCAAGCCAGCACCGGCGAGCAGAAGGCGTTGCTGATCGGCGTCATCCTCGGCCACGCCGCCCTGGTCGCGCGGGTGCGCGGCTTCGCGCCTATCCTGTTGCTTGACGAGCCGATGGTGCATCTCGATGCCCGGCGCCGCGCGGCACTGGTCGCGGCGTTGGCGGCACTTCCGGCGCAAATTATTCTGACCGGGACCGATCGCGAGCCGTTCTTGCCGCTCGCGGACGCTGCGACCGGCTGGCATTGCGGCGGCGGCGGGCTGATCGCCGATCCCGGCTTCCTGCCCGCTGCCGACGCCAGGGGTGCTGCCGCGCCACTGCCGCTCTGA